A segment of the Nostoc sp. TCL26-01 genome:
GCAAAAACATTCACTGTAAACCCAGATGGAACTCTCAGTACTGGTTTTTGGGGAATAGCTACAACTTGGGGAGGTTTAGCAGCGCTATCTGTAGCAAAAGGTGCTGGTAAATTTTGTAAGTTAATCCGGATGGGAGTAGGTGAAAGTGTTTCTGTGGGAATGATATTTTGCCCCTGGGTCGGATTTGGCGGCAATTGCGCAGATGTAACTCCATTATCTAAAGAGGCTCGACTCTGGTTACAACCAACTGCGCCAGTCAATAACAACAGTAGCAAGCAACACCCAGCAACTTTCATAGCAGTGTAGATACATACACAACCTTTTTAATTTAGACTGGAAATTCCATGATTGCCGCCTGTCACAAGTTTGATTTTTAATTGACCGTCTCTCATTTTTCCCAACTTAATCAATAAAATTACAGCCAACAACCCTAAGCTGAATGTAGAATGGAAAATGCTGTCTAATTGATGCAATAATTTATGGCCAAAAAGAGTATGATTGAGCGCGAAAAGAAACGCGCTAAGTTGGTAGAGAAATACGCTGCCAAGCGGGAAGCGCTCCTAGAGGAGTTCAGAACAACAGAATCTCCTTTGGATAAGTTGGAAATTCACCGCCAGATACAACAGTTACCCCGTAACAGTGCGCCTAATCGTCGTCGCAACCGTTGTTGGTTGACTGGTCGTCCTAGAGGTGTGTATCGTGACTTTGGGCTGTCTCGCAACGTTTTACGGGAATGGGCCCATGAAGGTCTTTTACCTGGAGTGGTTAAGTCTAGTTGGTAGTTTTAGTCATTGGTCATTAGTCATTAGTCATTAGTTGTTGACTCTGGACTATGGACTGTAGACTTTTGACTGATTTACTGTCCGCAACAACGGTCTATACCCAGACTTTCTAAGAGTAGATCGCTGACGGCGTTAGCGATCGCAAACTCTCCATAAAAGCTTTTGGAAAAATCAAAGGCCTGCATCTCTGTGACAATGGCAATTACCAGAGAACCCAGGTCATTCTCCCCTTCCATCCTCTGTCGCACAAAGATTTGTGCGGCGCGTTGGGCGATTTTTTGGTTGATTGCTTCGGGAATAAATTCTGCATCTAGCCATTGCCATAAACGCTCTTGCAACCATTCTCCTTCGAGTTGGGGATTGGTTGGTGGTGGTAGGGTGATAGACGGAATTGGTTGTGTCATATTGTTATTTCAACGCTGAGGAAACCTAAGAGGAGCGCTGAAGATACGTTCCTCTCATATTTTTATTTTTTAGTTTTATCTATGCAGTATGATATTGATACTATTATCCAAGGCTATGCTCAAGGCTATTTTCTCATGGCTGATGACAATAATAGCCTGGGCTGGTACGGAAGTCGCGATCGCACTCTCATTCCCCTAGATGAACGGTTTCGCTACCCTAAATCTTTACAGCGTGTCTTGAACCAAGAAAAGTTTACTGTCGCCATTAACCGAGATTTTCCGGCTGTAGTCGCTGGCTGTGCTAATCGTGAAACTACTTGGATTTCACCAGAATTAGCAGAAATTTATTACCTACTTTACCAAACAGGTTATGCCTATAGTTTTGAAACATGGCAAGGTGACGAACTAGCGGGAGGCATTTTAGGTATTGTCATTGGTGGGGCTTTTATTGGCGAGTCCATGTTCTACCAAATTCCTGATGGTTCTAAAGTAGCAATGGTTAAGTTGGTAGAAAGATTGCGCCAACAGGGATTTGTCATGTTTGATGCTCAAATGATGAATCCCCATTTAGAAAGATTTGGCGCTTACAGTATCAATGATCAAGAATATCAAACTCTACTAGAAACAGCATTGTCTAGTTCTTGTAATCTCATTTAGTTTAGCTATTTTCTCAGTAATCTTTGTACCCTTTTCTACGCTTTTAGGTGGATGAATGACTCTGTAATGGTGAGTAGAAATGAATTAAAAGCCTAAAGGAGGGTGAATTAATGACTACAGGTAATGGACATTCTCAAGAGCCAATTAGTAACTTAGAGTACGATTTTCTGACTGTATTACAAAACAAAGCTGAAGCCGTGAGAGCTTACGAGACTTACATCGAAGATGCACAAGCAGCTAATTCTCAACCTTGTGTGGAATTATTGCAAAAATTGCGGCAGTCAGAAATTGATCAAGCAAAAGAAGTTCGTCATCACCTGCAAGAAGTAATGCAAAAAGGTAAGATGTAATATCCATGAAATACCCTAAGTTTCGCTACTCTTCACTTAGGGTTTTCTATGCTTCAACTAGCTTGACTAACCCTGTCAGTCCTCAAGTCCTGATACCGTTGGGTTACTCTCCGAGAAGCCTTACGCCTACATTCTTCAACTTAACCTATACCAATTGTAGTTTTCGCTTTAACTGAACCGTATTGCTCTATACCCCATTCATTCTGACCTTCTGCTACTAGAATAAATTTGGGTAGAACTAATCGAGAGCAGGTAGATAAGGAATGGAGTTTACAGCCAAGATTCAGTAGACAATGCTCTTACTTGCTGAATTCTCTGGAAGTCGCTATCGGCTGATACAATGGTCATTCCGTGTTCTAAGGTTACAGCCGCAATCCAAAGGTCATTTTCATCAAAGCCTAGATCAGTTATTTTTGTTTTTCTCCGCTTGCTTTTCTCTTTTGGTGCAAATTGATTAAATAAAGCGGCTTTGAGTTGTCCGTAAATAGTAGCAGTAGATTCATCAATTTTGTGAATGTATATACCCGTTAGAAAACGGTGAATTAGAGTTAAGTTACTTTCCTTGCGTTGAGAACGTTTTGCCATGTCTATCAGTTCACCTTGAACGATGACACAGGTTGTAATCACAGAATTTTCCACTTCCGCAAGGCGATGAAGCACATTAGCATTACCCAGTATTGCTTGGCTACAGTGATTTGTATCTAACAAGTACATTATTCAAAGGGGTTTTCATAATCAAATTTGGCTTTGCCGCGAGTAGCATAAACTAACTCAAGACATTCTTTTAAATCATCGCCTGACCATTTACCAATTGTTTTTAAGTGTTCGAGCAGTGAGTGACCTGTAGAATTTACTGTAGTGTGAGTGGCAGAGTCTGCCATTTCCGAAATAGGCTGTGTTTGGGTTTCCTTTGTTTTTAAAAAGCGTATAAAGTCTAGCGTTTCAGCCAGAATTGTATCTGGGGTCGATTCGATTTCCAAAAGAAGTAATTCTTTGATAGTCATAGTAGGTATCTCCTATACTGAATGGGAAATTCAGGAATAGTTGCATCAGTCTTTTTCATTATCGCAATATCGGAATCCGATTTGATTTCTGTTGGCGTAGCCTGTGCTTACACAAAAAATCTAAGTATATGTAGGGTGTGTTAGGCGTAAGCCGTAATACCAATTTCCTTTAAATGTGAACAGTAGAGACGTTGCATTGCAACGTCTCTACATAATTTATGTGTATCATGATTAACGTGAAATGGTATAACGCACCAAAGACCTTGGTGGTAGGCGCGTTACGCTGTCGCTAACACACCCTACGTATCTGTTCAAAAATCAAGTAGTAATCCTATAATTTCTTTTAGCGTTACTACAATACGTTACAGACATTCAGCAAAGAGTCAGTCCAATTCAGAATTTCACCTTGCTGCCATTTCACCCAGACAGCCATGAGAAAATCTACCAATTCGCTTTTGCAACTCACAAATACTTCTGCAACAGCAACCCTAACTTTTCTTTCGTTGCCGTTGGTGCTTTCTCCAGATTCGTTAAAATAGCATACTTCAGCGCTGAATGAGCATCACTTGACGGTGGATGCTCACTTAATCGGCGCACAGTTTCTTGGATGACTTGTTGAGCGTTGACAGCATTGCGTTGGAGATTACCAATTACCATCTCTACCGTCACACTATCATGATCTGGATGCCAGCAATCGTAATCTGTCACCAGTGCTAAAGTTGCATAGGCAATTTCTGCTTCCCTGGCTAACTTGGCTTCTGGTAAATTGGTCATACCAATAACTGTTGCACCCCAACTGCGATATAGTTGCGATTCAGCCTTTGTGGAAAAAGCTGGCCCTTCCATACAGATATAAGTACCACCTTTGTGGAGAGTAACATCTGGTAAATTTAAGGAAGCGATCGCATCACTCAAAACTCCCGCTAGATTTGGGCAAATCGGCTCTCCAAAAGCAATGTGAGCCACGATACCTTCACCGAAAAATGTCGAAACTCGATTTTTGGTTCTATCAATAAACTGATCTGGTACTACCATATCTAATGGTTTGGCTGCTGCTTGTAAAGAACCAACTGCACTAGCCGAAATTAAATACTCTACACCTAATTGTTTCATGGCGTAGATATTAGCCCGAAAGGGTAATTCCGATGGCAACAGCGTATGATTACGACCATGCCTAGCTAAAAAAGCTACTTTTGTTTCATCTAATGTTCCTAGAATTAACGCATCAGAGGGCGAACCGAAGGGTGTCTGAATTTGTACTTCTTCAACATCTTTGAGCGCTGCCATTTTGTAAAGGCCGCTACCACCAATAATTCCAATCTTTGCATGAGCCATGAGCTTTAACCTGCTGCTTGCTAATCTGCTAAGTTATTTTACTGAAAAGCTGAGTATCATAGGAGGCATGAAGTTGGCAATTATTTAGCCTCTGTGATTCCGTGGGGTTACGAATGTCAGACTTTATCAGAAATTGTTATTTTGAAGGAACTTTTTTATCAAAACAATATAAAACTGAGGTTGGATATGCAAGCTACACAACCCTCAACACAAATTCCCTTAGAAACTGTATTTGAGCGCATATTTGCTTTTGGCAAAATCTCCCGCCAAGATCAGCAATTATTAATGTCAACATTGCTATCTAAACACGACTTGAATGAAAAAGAACAACAGCAAATTAACCAAGTCTTTAATTTTTTGCAAAGAGGATTAATCAAAGCTGTAGATTAAACAATTGGTGATTGGTGATTGGTAATTGGTGATTGGGTATAGCACATTAGTTATTTTTCCACATTCTCCCAGTTCCCAGTTCCCATTACCCATTACCCCACAATTTCCTGCATTAAAACATAAGGCTGGATAATGAGCGTATTAAATCGTTTTGTGCGATCGCTATTCCATATCCCTACTTGCTCAACTGAAGGTTTAGTGATGAACTGCTGATCAATCCACTTTTGGACTGAAGCAATATTATCATTAGCGATCGCTTCCCCCACATCCAATAAACTTAAATTCAGTGACACCAAAATTACTGCATCTCTCTGTAAATGAGGAATCAACCATTCCCATTCTGCCTCATCTATAGTTTCTGATAATTCGGCTCTTAAATCAGACATAATTCCTCATTTTTTATGATTATATTTTAATTTTACATTAATTATATTAGGAAATAGAGTATAGATAAGAATAAGAAGTCTAAGTCTATTTACTTGTTAATAGGGTTTTAAGCACAAGTTATACCAATTTCCTTTAAATGTGAACAGTAGAGACGTTGCATTGCAACGTCTCTACATAATTTATGTGTATCATGATTAACGTGAAATGGTATTACACCAGCAACAACCATATCCTAATCCTAAAACCACCTAATAACTAATGACCAATGACCCTTACGGGTTCGCTAGTCGCTCATGGGGGAAACCCCCAAGACCGCGCTAGCTCACTAATGACTAATGACTAATGACTAATAACTAAACCTCCGCTTTCATCTCATCTATTTCAAATAAAGAAACTATCACTCCTGTAATCGGAATAGAGATAAACACACCTAATAAACCTGCCACATTAGCACCAACCAATAATGCCATAAATACGACCACAGGATTAAGATTTAGCGCTCCTTGCATAATGCGAGGGGCAATTAAATTGTCTTGTATTTGCTGGAGGAGAATACAAGCAACTAATACTTTTAAAGCTAACCAAACATTTTGAGATAAGACAATTAGAGTAATTATGCTAACGCCCAAAGTTGCACCGATACCGGGAATTATATCTACTACGCCCACAATTACAGACAGTATAAGAGCAAAAGGTACTTGTAATAATAAGAAAACAATCAAAGTTGAACTTGTCAAAAATAAGCTTAATAATAACTGACCACGAAAAAATCCGAGAAAACTGCGTCTAATAATTTTAGTAAATTTAGTTCGATGCTGTTGCGGCACTATTTTCAGAATAAAGTTCCACAACTTTTCACCATCTAGCAACATAAAAAAGGCAACGACAGCAATTAAAATAAATGTGACAAAATTGGTTAAAAATTGCTGTAGTATAGCCAAACTCGTCACTAAAGTTGATACAGCCTGACTCCGCAATTGTTCTTGAATTACGCTTAAATCTATTTGCAGATTACGGTTGCGTAAGAATTCTTCCAGTCTTTCTAAGAAAGGTAACAAAGAAGATAAAAATACAGATATGCTATCAATTAATTGCTGTCCTTGAGATAAAACCGCTAAACCAACAGTAATTAATAATCCTCCTAAGATCACGATACTAGTGAGGAACACTAAAACAACTGCTAGACTATGGGGTAGAAAACGCTCTAGCCATTGTACAGGATAGCTGAGTAAAAAAGCCAAAATGGCCGCAAATGTAAAAATTATAATTACTGTTTGAAAGTATTCTAAAAGCTGGACAATAGCCCAACCGCTAGCAACTAACAGCAAAAAGCGGACTAGTGCCAGATTACTCAATCGCTGCCAGAAATTTTTGGCTTCAATGCCACTCATGATAATTCGTAATTCGTAATTCGTAATTCGTAATACTCTACGGGTACTCCAAAGGATAACTCGTTCGCGTAGCGTCTCCGTCAGGAGAAGAGTAGGCTTGCGTCTACGTAATACTTTAGGGAAAGTCAGGTACGTAATTTGTTATTTGTAGATTATAAAAAATCAGTAGCGATCGCCACTATCTTTGAGCAGATTTTTACCCCCGGCCTAAATCGTGCATTTCATTAATTACTCTGGCACATTTTTGTGTCACTGCTTCTAATTCATCTTTATTTGTAGAAGTGGGAGTATCAATTAAATTACCAATCCTCACAGTCAAGGGAACTGCACGGGGAAAAGACGAGCCTTTTTGCAAAATCTGCTCTGAACCCCATAAACAAACAGGTAATATCGGTGCTTTAGCTTTAGCTGCGAGTAGCGCTGCACCTCTTTTCGGGTCGCTAATTCGACCATCAGGGGTACGAGTACCTTCTAAAAATACACCCACAGCCCAGCCATGTTCTAAATATTCTAAAGCGGCACGGATAGCATTGCGATCGGCACTTCCCCGACTCACCGGGTAAGCACCATACAATTTAATCACCTGTGCTAAGACGGGAACGGCAAATAATTCCTCTTTTGCCATGTAAGCTACAGGACGACACACGCAGTTTGAGACAATTGGCGGATCAAAATAACTAGCATGATTACTCACAACTACTAAAGGGTCTGATTGGGGGACATTTTCCACACCATAAATCCGACCACGAAAATAAGCGTGCAGCATCGGACTAACAACCGACCACTTCAGAGCATTGTATAGCGCCCAACTAATTAATGGTTCACGACTTTGAGACATAAGGGATTGGGGATTGGGGGAATTGGGGATTGGGGGATTGGGGATTGGGGGATTGGGGATTAGGGGACGAGGGGACGAGGGGACGAGGGGACGAGGAGAGAATTACTACTCTTTCTCCCTATCTCCCCATCACCTTATCTCCCCAGTACCCAGTACCCAGTACCCAGTACCCAGTACCCAGTACCCAGTACCCAATCCCCAATCCCTAATTCGGTAATTCTGCCGCATTACGGACGTTGGTTAAAATTAAATCAGGGATGGTGCGTTTAATCAAACCAGTTAGCACGTTACCAGGGCCGATTTCTATGACTTTTTCAATGCTGTTGACTGGTAATTGTAGAGAAATTTCTCGCCAGCGTACTGAACCAGTTATCTGTTGACTGAGGCGTTGCTTTAAAATTGTCGCATCAACTGTTGCTACTGGTTCGACGTTGGATAAGACGGGGACTGTAGCTGGTTGAAATTCTACAGTGTCTAGAATGGTTTGGAATTCTGCTGCGGCTGTCGCCATTAGATGAGAATGAAAAGCCCCGGAAACTTTTAAGGGAATGGCACGCTTGGCTTTAACCTGAGACATGACTGTTTTGACAGCTTCTGGAGTGCCAGAAATAACTACCTGTGCTGGACTGTTATCATTTGCCAGCACTACATTAGGAGTATTGGCAATGACTGTTTCCAATTGTTCACGGTCAAAATTCATCAAGGCCGCCATCATCCCACCAACGGCGATATCCATGAGTTCAGCACGTCGCTTTACTAGATGTAATCCAGCAGACCAGTCAAAAACTCCAGCCACGTAAAGAGCAATATATTCTCCTAAACTATGACCAGCAACTAAATCTGGTTGATGTCCCCTTTCCCGGATCAGGTCAGTCAAAATACTCTCTACTACGTAAAGAATGGGTTGAGTATAAAGTGTCTGTGATAATTTTGCCTCTTCGTTTTGGCAAATTTCGGTGACAGACCAACCTAAGATTTCCCTAGCCTGGGCAAACTTTTCTTTGGCGGTTGGTATATCTAATAAATCTGTTCCCATTCCCAATGCTTGAGAACCTTGTCCGGGAAACACCCATGCAGTTTTTGTCATTTGTCAGTCGCTTCGCTCTAATTCAAAATTCGTCTTGGAAAGTTAGGCGGGACGGAAACCGACACCGCCTACTTTCCGCAAAATTCAAAATTCAAAATGAAGAATCCAATTTTTGAATTTTGCATTTTGAATTTTGAATTGACTATCTGCCCCATTGGAAAATAGCTGCACCCCAGGTTAAGCCAGCGCCAAAGCCGGATGCAGCGATAATATCGTTGGGTTTTATTTTACCTTGCCGGACGGCTTCATCTAAGGCGAGGGGAATGGAAGCGGCGGAGGTATTGCCATAATTAGCCAGATTGCTAATTACTTTGTGTTCGGGAATATTCAGACGTTGAGCTACAGTATCAAGGATGCGCTGATTTGCTTGATGTAGAAGTAGCCAGTCTATTTGGTCAACAGTTAAGTTGGCTTGGAATAGAGCTTTATCAATGATTTCTGGCACTTTTTGAGCAGCAAAGCGGTATACTTCTTTGCCATTCATGGTGATGGGTTGATAAGTGCCTTGAGTGACGTTGAC
Coding sequences within it:
- the rpsN gene encoding 30S ribosomal protein S14, with translation MAKKSMIEREKKRAKLVEKYAAKREALLEEFRTTESPLDKLEIHRQIQQLPRNSAPNRRRNRCWLTGRPRGVYRDFGLSRNVLREWAHEGLLPGVVKSSW
- the aat gene encoding leucyl/phenylalanyl-tRNA--protein transferase: MQYDIDTIIQGYAQGYFLMADDNNSLGWYGSRDRTLIPLDERFRYPKSLQRVLNQEKFTVAINRDFPAVVAGCANRETTWISPELAEIYYLLYQTGYAYSFETWQGDELAGGILGIVIGGAFIGESMFYQIPDGSKVAMVKLVERLRQQGFVMFDAQMMNPHLERFGAYSINDQEYQTLLETALSSSCNLI
- a CDS encoding PIN domain-containing protein; the encoded protein is MYLLDTNHCSQAILGNANVLHRLAEVENSVITTCVIVQGELIDMAKRSQRKESNLTLIHRFLTGIYIHKIDESTATIYGQLKAALFNQFAPKEKSKRRKTKITDLGFDENDLWIAAVTLEHGMTIVSADSDFQRIQQVRALSTESWL
- a CDS encoding DUF2281 domain-containing protein, which translates into the protein MTIKELLLLEIESTPDTILAETLDFIRFLKTKETQTQPISEMADSATHTTVNSTGHSLLEHLKTIGKWSGDDLKECLELVYATRGKAKFDYENPFE
- a CDS encoding S-methyl-5'-thioadenosine phosphorylase; the encoded protein is MAHAKIGIIGGSGLYKMAALKDVEEVQIQTPFGSPSDALILGTLDETKVAFLARHGRNHTLLPSELPFRANIYAMKQLGVEYLISASAVGSLQAAAKPLDMVVPDQFIDRTKNRVSTFFGEGIVAHIAFGEPICPNLAGVLSDAIASLNLPDVTLHKGGTYICMEGPAFSTKAESQLYRSWGATVIGMTNLPEAKLAREAEIAYATLALVTDYDCWHPDHDSVTVEMVIGNLQRNAVNAQQVIQETVRRLSEHPPSSDAHSALKYAILTNLEKAPTATKEKLGLLLQKYL
- a CDS encoding DUF2288 domain-containing protein gives rise to the protein MSDLRAELSETIDEAEWEWLIPHLQRDAVILVSLNLSLLDVGEAIANDNIASVQKWIDQQFITKPSVEQVGIWNSDRTKRFNTLIIQPYVLMQEIVG
- a CDS encoding AI-2E family transporter, translating into MSGIEAKNFWQRLSNLALVRFLLLVASGWAIVQLLEYFQTVIIIFTFAAILAFLLSYPVQWLERFLPHSLAVVLVFLTSIVILGGLLITVGLAVLSQGQQLIDSISVFLSSLLPFLERLEEFLRNRNLQIDLSVIQEQLRSQAVSTLVTSLAILQQFLTNFVTFILIAVVAFFMLLDGEKLWNFILKIVPQQHRTKFTKIIRRSFLGFFRGQLLLSLFLTSSTLIVFLLLQVPFALILSVIVGVVDIIPGIGATLGVSIITLIVLSQNVWLALKVLVACILLQQIQDNLIAPRIMQGALNLNPVVVFMALLVGANVAGLLGVFISIPITGVIVSLFEIDEMKAEV
- a CDS encoding 1-acyl-sn-glycerol-3-phosphate acyltransferase is translated as MSQSREPLISWALYNALKWSVVSPMLHAYFRGRIYGVENVPQSDPLVVVSNHASYFDPPIVSNCVCRPVAYMAKEELFAVPVLAQVIKLYGAYPVSRGSADRNAIRAALEYLEHGWAVGVFLEGTRTPDGRISDPKRGAALLAAKAKAPILPVCLWGSEQILQKGSSFPRAVPLTVRIGNLIDTPTSTNKDELEAVTQKCARVINEMHDLGRG
- the fabD gene encoding ACP S-malonyltransferase; this encodes MTKTAWVFPGQGSQALGMGTDLLDIPTAKEKFAQAREILGWSVTEICQNEEAKLSQTLYTQPILYVVESILTDLIRERGHQPDLVAGHSLGEYIALYVAGVFDWSAGLHLVKRRAELMDIAVGGMMAALMNFDREQLETVIANTPNVVLANDNSPAQVVISGTPEAVKTVMSQVKAKRAIPLKVSGAFHSHLMATAAAEFQTILDTVEFQPATVPVLSNVEPVATVDATILKQRLSQQITGSVRWREISLQLPVNSIEKVIEIGPGNVLTGLIKRTIPDLILTNVRNAAELPN